In Chryseobacterium turcicum, a single window of DNA contains:
- a CDS encoding PKD domain-containing protein, with translation MRKLILFFLLFCALIVNAQSTLSRFNVVVSGNNTLAFSDSSTGNPTTFAWEFVGGNPATSTISNPVVTYATPGIYIAKLTVSNASGSSVSTRTVKITTGNIIDLSTGRNDDGSIMAEAGAADGDWTYTDPNGVISTPITRHANVSGWASASTGGVAGITRWITGNNVIPGDHYYASKEFEIPEGVTTAVLNVRTLSFVRSWTYLVKKNTDGTESETLITNTVWQSDGAKGWLNSRNPEVINYPLTAGKYFIKVKVFTNNTGQRQATDTNANVNFGNAIIISPIAEFSATPTSVFVGNNVQFTNMSQGTLSSLLWKFEDGANVLTATNNNPTVVFSTVGNHYAELNADYGNSLLSSLRINNYIQTTQVDAPIVAVTQPSCSLPSGAITVTSPTSGVTYSFDNGVTFQSSNTLSGLPSGTYLVRIKNNGGVVSQSTSAVINPVLNAPDNPVLSITHPSCVVTTGTITVTSPSTGVEYSFDGGVNFQTSNTKTGISTGSYTIVVRNSAGCTSSLNAVINTTDCRDWTKAPNSYVFDPSQNNDGLYIPVKKAYEMWKKDAFLSTSVLPNGNITADVLWEDNHGLIKSDVNYALEILGSGESAKIKVPVNKSKEGNAVVAFRVNGEIFWSWHVWVTDDPTNGSTYKSYTNVRREKSNGTIEVIPDVEWGWMDRNLGAISNSNTSEDWNKSGGLLYQWGRKDPIPTLVYKGDDFYEVSGSIGRVRHRQAKNFTGAVNFDDLRQFVPVSNATVDNNIKLSVKNPLSLIYVNKDDNSGPAYYNNNANLMINWFGKTATLPDSRLTELNLWSDNSKGKIVTNYNFHSANAPYRNKSSFDPCPNGWRIPSMLVSNLASGSYVDDIRIDYSPFGVRTDLGKSIFESSGYHIIKPNDNSVPAFMTGFKLYPNIGFDLSNAGGLNMGVFPGTGGIAINAHGGQYSDQHHVGLWTATMVRHFDVTPAVGSRLLYMIPDKGQSDIPDSANSTIKGRYWYMPTNTVKTSDANGCRCIKDPLYAVNSYDFPTEYITSNSEYTVGLDNPNTYQVVKDAVASVVEIPVSKAFSVQSQLLNNPDVLNVSNFNALKVNVLWSTNADLISTVSITNPSPGSLADLANSKIVVNVNPNQSGNAVVTLHNGSITNPVYWSWHIWVTDTAIGSNVYATETPNATATNYINYVPKGDVLKTEFMDRNLGATDAFPTVVNPLAPTVEEYSKIKASAGLQYQWGRKDPIPSFQYADRSSYDIFLGNASLTGAIAYTTLNATTYNNMSGSYIVPYNTYTNTSNANVLAGDKVSDKVAKVLSYSVKNPLVYMIPSSFAPRNNAIPNYTNGTDWLLDEPNVAADRWGRGGKKSPFDPCPEGWRVPDLTGVALISNKDFGISPWYKKDKNVATSYNLVTDYLGTQVKNSGNASVGFVFNNSEYAVGNYPNAGSRGFRSVMANQSPVGTYTTNNFQYSGVWTAALVSNYLGRPINILFDAASVTDRFIAFHDNNDPYFGMNCRCVKVNYNQDGLEEGPIPAIPVTPGAVMKASNVFSKSEISEKVKENKIVLFPNPVKDVLYIKATENKEYHYQIYNASGQLVKSGKFENTQTSVSSLVQGVYLVRINNSEALVKIIKN, from the coding sequence ATGAGAAAATTAATTTTATTTTTTCTTTTATTTTGTGCATTGATAGTCAATGCGCAATCTACATTGTCTAGGTTCAATGTTGTTGTTTCTGGAAATAACACATTAGCTTTTTCAGACTCAAGTACAGGAAATCCCACTACTTTTGCATGGGAATTTGTCGGTGGAAATCCCGCCACATCTACAATCTCTAACCCTGTTGTGACGTATGCAACACCAGGGATTTACATTGCTAAGCTTACCGTGAGTAACGCTTCCGGAAGTTCTGTTTCTACAAGAACAGTAAAAATCACTACAGGAAATATAATTGACCTTAGTACAGGGAGGAATGATGATGGAAGTATTATGGCTGAGGCTGGTGCAGCAGATGGCGACTGGACGTATACCGATCCCAATGGAGTGATAAGTACGCCAATTACACGTCATGCTAATGTATCGGGTTGGGCTTCTGCGTCTACGGGTGGAGTAGCAGGAATTACAAGATGGATTACGGGTAATAATGTGATTCCTGGTGATCATTATTATGCTAGTAAAGAATTTGAAATACCTGAAGGAGTAACGACAGCCGTATTAAATGTAAGAACCTTATCATTTGTCCGAAGTTGGACTTATCTGGTCAAGAAAAACACTGACGGAACAGAAAGTGAGACTTTGATCACTAATACAGTTTGGCAGAGTGATGGTGCTAAAGGATGGCTAAACAGCAGGAATCCGGAAGTTATTAATTATCCTTTAACTGCGGGTAAATACTTTATTAAAGTCAAGGTATTTACCAACAATACGGGACAAAGACAAGCTACGGATACCAATGCTAATGTGAATTTTGGAAATGCTATTATAATATCTCCAATCGCAGAGTTTTCCGCCACACCGACTTCTGTATTTGTAGGGAATAATGTGCAATTTACAAATATGTCGCAGGGAACACTTTCTTCTTTGTTATGGAAATTTGAAGATGGAGCAAATGTATTAACTGCAACTAATAATAATCCTACTGTTGTTTTTTCTACTGTAGGAAACCATTATGCAGAATTAAATGCAGATTACGGAAATAGCTTGCTTTCCTCATTAAGAATAAATAATTATATTCAAACTACTCAAGTTGATGCTCCTATAGTTGCTGTTACGCAACCTTCATGTAGCCTTCCTTCGGGAGCAATTACAGTTACGTCACCTACTTCGGGAGTCACCTATAGTTTTGATAATGGAGTCACTTTTCAATCATCTAATACACTTTCGGGATTGCCTTCTGGAACTTATTTAGTTCGAATAAAGAATAATGGAGGTGTTGTCTCTCAATCAACAAGTGCTGTGATTAACCCTGTGTTGAATGCTCCCGACAATCCTGTATTAAGTATTACTCATCCATCTTGTGTTGTAACTACGGGTACAATTACCGTTACCTCACCAAGTACAGGGGTTGAATATAGTTTTGATGGTGGAGTAAATTTTCAGACTTCTAATACTAAAACGGGTATTTCTACAGGAAGTTACACTATTGTAGTTCGAAACAGCGCAGGTTGTACATCATCCCTCAATGCTGTCATAAATACAACGGATTGTCGTGATTGGACGAAAGCTCCGAATAGCTATGTTTTTGATCCGTCACAAAATAATGATGGCTTATATATTCCTGTAAAAAAGGCATATGAAATGTGGAAGAAGGATGCGTTTTTAAGCACTTCAGTACTTCCAAATGGAAATATTACCGCAGATGTGCTTTGGGAAGATAATCATGGTTTGATTAAATCAGATGTGAATTATGCTTTAGAGATTTTGGGCTCTGGCGAAAGTGCTAAGATAAAAGTGCCTGTAAACAAATCTAAAGAAGGGAATGCTGTTGTCGCTTTTAGAGTAAATGGGGAGATTTTTTGGTCTTGGCATGTTTGGGTTACCGATGATCCCACAAACGGATCTACTTATAAAAGCTATACCAATGTTAGAAGGGAAAAAAGTAACGGTACAATAGAGGTAATTCCCGATGTAGAGTGGGGATGGATGGATAGGAATCTTGGAGCAATCTCCAATTCTAATACTTCTGAAGATTGGAATAAAAGTGGCGGTCTTCTATATCAATGGGGAAGAAAAGATCCAATTCCAACTTTAGTTTATAAAGGAGATGACTTCTACGAAGTTTCAGGCTCTATCGGAAGGGTGCGTCATAGACAAGCAAAAAACTTTACAGGTGCTGTTAATTTCGATGATCTGAGACAGTTTGTGCCGGTTTCGAATGCTACAGTTGATAATAATATCAAGCTTTCGGTAAAAAATCCTTTAAGTCTTATTTATGTTAATAAAGACGATAATTCGGGACCTGCGTATTATAATAATAATGCAAATCTTATGATCAACTGGTTTGGAAAAACTGCTACATTGCCAGATAGTAGACTTACCGAACTCAATCTATGGTCAGACAATTCCAAAGGAAAAATTGTAACAAATTATAACTTTCACAGTGCTAATGCGCCTTATCGCAACAAATCATCGTTTGATCCATGTCCTAACGGATGGAGAATTCCTTCGATGTTGGTTTCAAATCTAGCCTCTGGTTCTTATGTTGATGATATTAGAATTGACTATTCTCCATTTGGAGTAAGAACTGATTTGGGAAAATCGATATTCGAATCTAGCGGTTATCATATCATTAAACCTAATGATAATAGCGTACCTGCATTTATGACCGGATTTAAATTGTATCCAAATATAGGATTTGATTTGTCTAATGCCGGAGGATTGAATATGGGAGTTTTTCCCGGAACCGGGGGAATAGCAATTAATGCTCATGGAGGGCAGTATTCAGATCAACATCATGTAGGTTTGTGGACGGCTACGATGGTGCGTCATTTTGATGTAACTCCCGCTGTAGGATCACGATTATTATACATGATTCCGGATAAAGGTCAATCAGATATTCCGGATTCTGCAAATTCTACCATTAAAGGAAGATATTGGTATATGCCTACTAATACAGTAAAAACCTCAGATGCTAATGGTTGCAGATGTATAAAAGACCCTTTGTATGCTGTGAATAGTTATGATTTTCCTACCGAATATATAACTTCTAATTCTGAATATACTGTTGGATTAGATAATCCAAACACTTATCAGGTTGTAAAAGATGCGGTGGCTTCTGTTGTTGAAATTCCAGTAAGTAAGGCATTTTCTGTTCAGAGTCAGTTGCTTAATAATCCAGATGTTTTAAATGTTTCTAACTTTAATGCTTTAAAGGTTAATGTTCTATGGTCGACTAATGCAGATTTGATTAGTACGGTAAGTATTACCAATCCTTCGCCGGGTTCATTGGCTGATTTAGCAAACTCTAAAATTGTTGTTAATGTGAATCCTAACCAAAGTGGAAATGCCGTGGTTACTCTGCATAATGGAAGTATTACAAATCCTGTTTATTGGTCATGGCACATTTGGGTGACAGATACCGCGATAGGATCTAATGTTTATGCCACCGAAACACCTAATGCCACGGCAACTAATTACATAAATTATGTTCCAAAAGGAGATGTTTTAAAAACAGAATTTATGGATAGGAATTTAGGAGCCACCGATGCTTTTCCTACAGTTGTAAATCCTTTAGCGCCTACGGTTGAGGAGTATTCAAAAATTAAAGCTTCTGCAGGATTGCAGTATCAATGGGGAAGAAAAGACCCAATTCCTTCATTTCAATATGCCGACAGATCTTCGTATGATATATTTTTAGGAAATGCGAGTTTAACCGGAGCAATAGCATATACTACGCTTAATGCTACGACATACAATAATATGTCAGGGAGTTATATTGTTCCTTACAATACCTATACAAATACTTCGAATGCGAATGTCTTAGCAGGTGATAAAGTGAGTGATAAAGTAGCGAAAGTGCTTTCTTACTCAGTAAAAAATCCTTTGGTTTATATGATTCCAAGTTCTTTTGCGCCACGTAACAATGCGATTCCTAATTATACAAATGGAACAGACTGGTTGTTGGATGAACCTAATGTTGCTGCTGACCGATGGGGAAGAGGCGGTAAGAAATCACCTTTCGATCCTTGTCCTGAAGGATGGAGGGTTCCCGATCTTACCGGAGTTGCACTTATTTCTAATAAGGATTTTGGGATATCTCCTTGGTATAAAAAAGATAAAAATGTCGCAACGAGTTATAATTTAGTGACTGATTATTTAGGAACACAAGTGAAGAATTCGGGTAATGCAAGTGTTGGTTTTGTTTTTAATAATTCAGAATACGCAGTAGGAAATTATCCTAATGCAGGGTCACGTGGTTTCAGAAGTGTAATGGCAAATCAAAGTCCTGTTGGTACTTACACGACGAATAATTTTCAGTATTCTGGGGTTTGGACAGCTGCTTTGGTTTCAAATTATCTTGGCAGACCAATCAATATCCTATTTGATGCAGCTTCAGTCACTGATCGCTTCATTGCTTTCCATGATAACAATGATCCGTATTTTGGGATGAACTGTCGATGTGTAAAGGTTAACTATAATCAAGACGGATTGGAAGAAGGGCCTATTCCTGCAATTCCTGTGACGCCAGGAGCTGTAATGAAAGCCTCCAATGTTTTCAGTAAATCTGAAATTTCAGAAAAAGTAAAAGAAAATAAAATTGTTCTTTTCCCAAATCCTGTGAAAGATGTTCTTTACATTAAGGCTACTGAAAACAAAGAGTATCACTATCAAATTTATAACGCTTCAGGGCAACTGGTAAAATCTGGTAAATTTGAAAATACACAAACTAGTGTTTCTTCATTGGTTCAAGGTGTTTACTTGGTGAGAATTAATAATTCTGAAGCTTTAGTTAAAATTATAAAGAATTAA